The Streptomyces sp. HUAS CB01 genome has a segment encoding these proteins:
- a CDS encoding acyl carrier protein — protein MAATQEEIVEGLAEIVNEIAGIPAEDVQLDKSFTDDLDVDSLSMVEVVVAAEERFDVKIPDEDVKNLKTVGDAAEYILKHQA, from the coding sequence ATGGCCGCCACTCAGGAAGAGATCGTCGAAGGTCTCGCCGAGATCGTCAACGAGATCGCCGGTATCCCGGCGGAGGACGTCCAGCTGGACAAGTCCTTCACCGACGACCTGGACGTCGACTCGCTGTCCATGGTCGAGGTCGTCGTCGCCGCCGAGGAGCGCTTCGACGTCAAGATCCCGGACGAGGACGTCAAGAACCTCAAGACCGTCGGCGACGCAGCCGAGTACATCCTGAAGCACCAGGCCTGA
- the fabF gene encoding beta-ketoacyl-ACP synthase II yields the protein MNSTNRTVVVTGIGATTPLGGDSASTWEGLMAGRSGVKPLEGERFEELPVRIAAPAAVDPGEVLPRPQARKLDRSAQFALIAAREAWADAGFTAPAGEDETILPDRLGAVIASGIGGVTTLLDQYDVLKEKGVRRVSPHTVPMLMPNGPSANVGLEVNAQAGVHTPVSACASGAEAIGYAIEMIRSGRADVVVAGGTEAAIHPLPIAAFANMMAMSKNNDEPERASRPYDKARDGFVLGEGAGVVVLESAEHAAARGARVYCEALGQGLSADSHHIAQPEPTGRGVAAAVQNLLDNTGLKPSEVVHLNAHATSTPQGDIAEIKALRKVLGDDLDHVAISATKSMTGHLLGGAGGIETVATVLALHHRQAPPTVNVDDMDDEIEADIVRGEPRALPEGTIAAINNSFGFGGHNVVLAFRTV from the coding sequence GTGAACTCGACCAATCGCACTGTGGTCGTCACCGGTATCGGCGCAACCACACCGCTGGGTGGCGACTCCGCATCGACCTGGGAAGGTCTGATGGCGGGACGCTCCGGCGTCAAGCCCCTCGAAGGAGAGCGCTTCGAGGAACTGCCCGTCCGTATCGCCGCCCCTGCGGCGGTCGACCCGGGCGAGGTCCTGCCCCGGCCGCAGGCGCGCAAGCTGGACCGCTCGGCCCAGTTCGCGCTGATCGCCGCGCGTGAGGCGTGGGCCGACGCCGGGTTCACCGCCCCCGCCGGCGAGGACGAGACCATCCTTCCCGACCGCCTCGGCGCGGTCATCGCCTCCGGCATCGGCGGTGTCACCACCCTGCTCGACCAGTACGACGTGCTGAAGGAGAAGGGCGTACGCCGGGTCTCCCCGCACACCGTGCCGATGCTGATGCCCAACGGCCCCTCCGCCAACGTCGGTCTGGAGGTGAACGCCCAGGCGGGCGTGCACACTCCGGTCTCCGCCTGTGCGTCGGGCGCCGAGGCGATCGGCTACGCCATCGAGATGATCCGCAGCGGCCGCGCCGACGTCGTGGTCGCCGGCGGCACCGAGGCCGCGATCCACCCGCTGCCGATCGCCGCGTTCGCCAACATGATGGCGATGTCCAAGAACAACGACGAGCCCGAGCGGGCCTCGCGCCCGTACGACAAGGCCCGCGACGGCTTCGTGCTGGGCGAGGGCGCGGGTGTCGTCGTCCTGGAGTCCGCGGAGCACGCGGCCGCGCGCGGCGCCCGCGTCTACTGCGAGGCGCTGGGCCAGGGCCTGTCCGCGGACAGCCACCACATCGCGCAGCCCGAGCCGACCGGCCGCGGTGTCGCGGCGGCGGTGCAGAACCTGCTGGACAACACCGGTCTGAAGCCGTCCGAGGTGGTCCACCTCAACGCGCACGCCACATCCACGCCCCAGGGCGACATCGCCGAGATCAAGGCGCTGCGCAAGGTGCTGGGCGACGACCTCGACCATGTCGCGATCTCCGCGACGAAGTCGATGACGGGCCATCTGCTGGGCGGCGCCGGCGGTATCGAGACCGTCGCGACGGTCCTGGCGCTGCACCACCGGCAGGCCCCGCCGACCGTGAACGTCGACGACATGGACGACGAGATCGAGGCGGACATCGTCCGCGGTGAGCCGCGTGCGCTGCCCGAGGGCACGATCGCCGCGATCAACAACTCGTTCGGCTTCGGCGGCCACAACGTGGTGCTGGCCTTCCGTACCGTCTGA
- a CDS encoding hemerythrin domain-containing protein yields MVGVVGVGGEPLLHVHMGRRARLLALAVEVGAGDSADAAAGKRAAERCPAMTGELREHAEHEDTFIHPLLRERDPVAADALDAEHLRLGAAIAALDDRARAFPAAPPTPAPRRSTRSTWR; encoded by the coding sequence GTGGTCGGGGTTGTCGGCGTGGGCGGCGAACCCCTGCTCCACGTCCACATGGGCCGGCGAGCGCGCCTCCTCGCGCTCGCCGTCGAGGTCGGCGCGGGGGACAGCGCGGACGCGGCGGCCGGGAAGCGGGCCGCCGAGCGTTGTCCGGCCATGACCGGGGAGCTGCGGGAGCACGCCGAGCACGAGGACACCTTCATCCATCCGCTGCTGCGCGAGCGGGATCCGGTGGCGGCCGACGCGCTGGACGCCGAGCACCTCAGGCTCGGCGCGGCGATCGCGGCCCTCGACGACCGGGCACGCGCGTTCCCGGCAGCGCCCCCGACGCCCGCCCCGAGGCGCAGCACGCGCTCCACCTGGCGCTGA
- a CDS encoding DUF3145 domain-containing protein gives MTTRGVLYVHSAPRALCPHVEWAVAGVLGVRVQLDWIRQPASPGTWRAEFSWQGESGTASKLASALRGWQLLRFEVTAEPCATAEGERYSATPDLGIFHAVTGIHGDILIPEDRLRAALARSTQGETELEAEISKLLGKPWDDELEPFRYAGEGAPVRWLHQVV, from the coding sequence GTGACGACACGCGGCGTTCTCTATGTCCACTCCGCACCACGCGCCCTGTGCCCGCACGTCGAATGGGCGGTCGCGGGCGTGCTCGGCGTACGGGTCCAGCTCGACTGGATCCGCCAGCCCGCGTCCCCCGGCACCTGGAGAGCCGAGTTCTCCTGGCAGGGCGAGAGCGGGACGGCTTCCAAGCTGGCGTCGGCACTGCGCGGCTGGCAGTTGCTCCGCTTCGAGGTGACCGCGGAGCCCTGCGCCACCGCCGAGGGGGAGCGCTACAGCGCCACGCCCGACCTCGGCATCTTCCACGCCGTCACCGGCATCCACGGCGACATCCTCATCCCCGAGGACCGCCTCCGCGCGGCCCTCGCGCGCTCGACCCAGGGTGAGACCGAGCTCGAGGCGGAGATCTCCAAGCTGCTGGGCAAGCCCTGGGACGACGAGCTCGAACCGTTCCGGTACGCGGGCGAGGGTGCCCCGGTCCGCTGGCTCCACCAGGTGGTCTGA
- a CDS encoding SGNH/GDSL hydrolase family protein, with translation MREIRRSRRRAVAGAVAAALAITAGPVGCDAPPGADRGPVKRPQPSPTRVWDRAPGSLAAVGDSITRGFDACSLFADCPEVSWATGTDTAVRSLALRLLGTAAAPRRAWNHARSGARMADLPAQMTAAADRRPELVTVMVGANDACRDTPAQMTPVAEFTESFTAAMRSLRSTAPRAHVYVSSVPDLKRLWSTGRGNPLGKQIWKLGICASMLGDADDLGPAAQERRALVHDRVVAYNRALRDVCAKDLRCRYDGDAVFDYRFTGEQLSPWDWFHPSRNGQSRLAEIAYRNITAARPPE, from the coding sequence ATGCGTGAAATCCGGCGTAGCCGGCGGCGCGCCGTCGCCGGTGCCGTCGCGGCGGCCCTGGCGATCACGGCCGGACCGGTCGGATGCGACGCGCCCCCCGGAGCCGACCGCGGGCCCGTGAAGCGCCCGCAGCCCTCCCCGACGCGCGTCTGGGACCGCGCCCCCGGCTCGCTGGCCGCCGTCGGCGACTCCATCACCCGCGGCTTCGACGCCTGCTCGCTGTTCGCGGACTGCCCCGAGGTGTCCTGGGCGACCGGTACCGACACCGCCGTGCGCAGTCTCGCCCTGCGGCTGCTGGGGACGGCGGCCGCCCCCCGGCGCGCCTGGAACCATGCGCGGTCCGGGGCGCGGATGGCCGATCTGCCCGCGCAGATGACGGCGGCGGCGGACCGCAGGCCCGAGTTGGTGACGGTGATGGTGGGGGCCAACGACGCCTGCCGGGACACACCCGCGCAGATGACACCGGTCGCGGAGTTCACCGAGTCGTTCACGGCCGCGATGCGCTCGCTGCGCAGCACGGCGCCCAGGGCGCACGTGTACGTGTCGAGCGTGCCCGACCTGAAGCGGCTGTGGTCGACCGGGCGCGGCAATCCGCTCGGCAAGCAGATCTGGAAGCTCGGCATCTGCGCCTCGATGCTGGGGGACGCGGACGACCTGGGGCCGGCGGCCCAGGAGCGCAGGGCGCTCGTGCACGACCGTGTCGTCGCCTACAACCGGGCGCTGCGGGACGTCTGTGCGAAGGATCTGCGCTGCCGGTACGACGGTGACGCCGTCTTCGACTACCGCTTCACCGGCGAGCAGCTGAGCCCCTGGGACTGGTTCCACCCGAGCAGGAACGGCCAGAGCCGGCTGGCGGAGATCGCCTACCGGAACATCACCGCGGCGCGGCCGCCGGAGTAG
- a CDS encoding pyroglutamyl peptidase produces the protein MAGGAPANAGEPATGAAPAAAAATVEEQRLDRAVPQEILRRSGFDSVAGGFARALRSADSHAEARRVVDRQGSALWRRAVDRAQGRGPVRGDLSRDDDRPLYWARLAMTRELRSWEPGFALAPEARERLLAELERTSRGQDTMDFPGGGRTGGKGFKRIVLTGFDPFTLDRDIRISNPSGATALALDGTWLRTPDGGLARIETAVFPVRWADFAAGTVEETLRRRLPEADLFTTVSQGRVGRFDIERTNGAWRGGFPDNENVSRTETVPVAESSAQPQWTSTTLPYAAVVSAETGRFPVYDNTSVTEIPAGGTDQVVRPDGPTPGSTARAGGGGNYLSNEIAYRATLLRDRLGLRDTLPGGHVHTPVLEFGAGNTDPATGSVTDPGFVRNRLDIIAQVRAIVAVAAAARR, from the coding sequence ATGGCCGGTGGAGCCCCGGCGAACGCGGGCGAACCGGCGACGGGCGCGGCTCCCGCCGCGGCCGCGGCGACCGTGGAGGAGCAGCGGCTGGACCGGGCCGTACCGCAGGAGATCCTGCGGCGCAGTGGATTCGACTCCGTGGCGGGCGGTTTCGCCAGGGCGTTGCGGTCGGCGGACTCCCACGCCGAGGCCCGCCGGGTCGTGGACCGGCAGGGTTCGGCGCTGTGGCGGCGGGCCGTGGACCGGGCGCAGGGCCGGGGTCCCGTACGCGGGGACCTCAGCCGCGACGACGACCGCCCGCTGTACTGGGCGCGGCTCGCCATGACCCGGGAACTGCGCTCCTGGGAACCGGGGTTCGCCCTGGCCCCCGAGGCTCGGGAGCGGCTGCTCGCTGAGCTGGAGCGGACCTCCCGCGGCCAGGACACCATGGACTTCCCGGGAGGGGGGAGGACCGGCGGCAAGGGCTTCAAGCGGATCGTGCTGACCGGCTTCGACCCGTTCACCCTGGACCGCGACATCAGGATCAGCAACCCGAGCGGGGCGACGGCGCTCGCCCTCGACGGCACCTGGCTGCGGACCCCGGACGGCGGCCTGGCCCGGATCGAGACGGCGGTCTTCCCGGTGCGCTGGGCGGACTTCGCCGCCGGCACCGTCGAGGAGACCCTGCGCCGGCGGCTGCCCGAGGCGGACCTGTTCACGACCGTGAGCCAGGGCCGGGTCGGGCGCTTCGACATCGAACGCACCAACGGCGCCTGGCGCGGCGGCTTCCCGGACAACGAGAACGTCTCGCGCACGGAGACCGTGCCGGTGGCCGAGAGCTCCGCACAGCCGCAGTGGACGTCGACGACCCTGCCGTATGCGGCCGTCGTCTCCGCGGAGACCGGACGCTTCCCGGTGTACGACAACACGTCCGTCACCGAGATACCCGCGGGCGGTACCGACCAGGTGGTCCGCCCCGACGGCCCCACCCCCGGGTCCACGGCCCGCGCGGGAGGCGGCGGGAACTACCTGTCCAACGAGATCGCCTACCGGGCCACGCTGCTGCGCGACCGCCTCGGGCTGCGCGACACCCTGCCGGGCGGCCATGTGCACACCCCGGTGCTCGAGTTCGGGGCGGGCAACACGGATCCGGCGACGGGCAGCGTGACCGACCCCGGGTTCGTACGGAACCGGCTGGACATCATCGCCCAGGTACGGGCCATCGTGGCGGTGGCGGCGGCGGCCCGCCGCTGA
- a CDS encoding EI24 domain-containing protein — MRDLGAGFGYLVKGQQWVGRHGRWFGFGLLPGLITLVLYAGALVGLAYGADDLVGWATPFASDWSSPWQGLFRGFLTALVWVFGLFLAVITFTAVTLLVGQPFYESLSEAVDRAEGGEVPRSGLPLWRELWISARDSLRIVIRVALYGVLLFALGFVPVVGQTVVPVLGFCVTGFFLAEELTAVALQRRRVEFRERLALLRGRRMLTLGFGVPLALAFLVPFVAVLLMPGAVAGATLLVRDLTEDGEAEESGDRTPDRHPYAAPDPHAHPQPGQDPHASRDQGRPSAPYGFGKDEARS, encoded by the coding sequence ATGCGTGATCTGGGTGCGGGCTTCGGCTACTTGGTGAAGGGGCAGCAGTGGGTCGGCCGCCACGGCCGGTGGTTCGGCTTCGGGCTGCTGCCCGGGCTGATCACCCTGGTGCTGTACGCCGGAGCCCTCGTCGGGCTCGCCTACGGCGCCGACGACCTCGTGGGCTGGGCCACCCCCTTCGCGTCGGACTGGTCGTCGCCGTGGCAGGGGCTGTTCCGCGGCTTCCTCACGGCGCTGGTGTGGGTCTTCGGCCTCTTCCTCGCCGTGATCACGTTCACCGCCGTGACGCTGCTGGTGGGGCAGCCGTTCTACGAGTCGCTCTCCGAGGCCGTCGACCGCGCCGAGGGCGGTGAGGTCCCGCGGTCCGGGCTGCCGCTCTGGCGCGAGCTGTGGATCTCCGCACGGGACAGCCTGCGGATCGTGATCCGTGTCGCGCTCTACGGGGTGCTGCTCTTCGCGCTCGGGTTCGTTCCCGTCGTCGGCCAGACCGTCGTCCCCGTGCTCGGCTTCTGCGTCACCGGCTTCTTCCTCGCCGAGGAGCTCACCGCCGTGGCCCTCCAGCGGCGGCGCGTCGAGTTCAGGGAGCGCCTCGCGCTGCTGCGCGGCCGCCGCATGCTGACCCTCGGCTTCGGCGTTCCGCTGGCGCTGGCCTTCCTCGTCCCGTTCGTCGCGGTGCTGCTGATGCCGGGCGCCGTCGCGGGCGCCACGCTGCTGGTGCGCGACCTGACGGAGGACGGGGAGGCGGAGGAGTCCGGCGACCGGACCCCGGACCGGCACCCGTACGCCGCGCCGGACCCGCACGCCCACCCGCAGCCGGGGCAGGACCCGCACGCGAGCCGCGACCAGGGCCGGCCCTCGGCGCCCTACGGCTTCGGCAAGGACGAGGCCCGCTCCTAG
- a CDS encoding M14 family zinc carboxypeptidase has protein sequence MPRSLLAATAGAAAVAVTGALLLAPGPAAAAPGPDGPHHVREGAGRDTGRDATPVGTGALRALEVAEPGLRKDGGYPRRTVLAPPPVNPADKSVKLGLAPYHALAPRLNALQGLGDRVSVEIAGRSAGGHELYLVTVTAPETAKQARDQERMRELIENRPAVAARDRRIRTAYKTPVFFNNNIHGNEWEGTDAALELVEELARAKDARTASLLARNRIHINVTANPDGRIAGTRANGNGFDLNRDFITASQPETRAMRRIAVDKQPAVMLDLHGYVNGTLIEPTTPPHGENYEYDLFLKNAYANALGMEKAVNGLGRTPEKDGVEPAVIPFRDQQEGWDDWPPIFTPQYMPFHGAVAAHTIEFPLAVNNRAYDTLPVAELRRRAAINTDIAGAAMRAALDWTHTHRASVIADQIETFRRGAAGEAQRPVSEATVPGVPGIGPEDVYTTTFPRAYVIPAGARQRSATAAARLVDHLVANDVRVERARSPFRAAGRTYPAGTYLVDMHQPKRGLANVILADGRDISADVSTMYDISGWSLGLLWGASVVEVTGGALRVDSRPVRAAAPTGSVAHRGDLRLRLDDPRELAAVNSLLARGVPVRRAADGAALVPGSARTEARSLATRYGVEFLATAERSSVPLRRTRVAAAVSAGELFALREMGFDVVPVSNAVLDAGFDWSSADALFVSSGLDRAKLTPAARDALDGFLARRGTAVVASGAAGAAFNASAGLLPVRAVEGNGDANGVVRVANAGRITAGTPRHTFVYSPLWFADLGRGVRAEQFFASGDPLVSGHWRAGADGGGGPRDAAGRASVVSGASAHGGPVVLFGTEPLFRDHPKGVFAQVGRALLLR, from the coding sequence ATGCCCAGATCCCTTCTGGCCGCCACCGCGGGAGCCGCCGCCGTCGCCGTGACGGGCGCGCTGCTCCTCGCCCCCGGCCCGGCGGCCGCCGCCCCGGGGCCCGACGGCCCGCACCATGTACGCGAAGGCGCGGGCCGGGACACCGGACGGGACGCCACCCCGGTCGGAACGGGTGCGCTGCGGGCCCTCGAGGTCGCGGAGCCGGGCCTGCGCAAGGACGGCGGCTATCCCCGGCGGACGGTGCTCGCTCCCCCGCCGGTGAACCCCGCGGACAAGTCGGTCAAGCTGGGGCTGGCCCCGTACCACGCGCTGGCGCCCCGGCTGAACGCCCTGCAGGGGCTGGGCGACCGGGTCAGCGTGGAGATCGCGGGGCGCTCGGCGGGCGGCCACGAGCTGTACCTGGTGACCGTCACCGCTCCGGAGACCGCCAAGCAGGCGCGTGACCAGGAGCGGATGCGCGAGCTCATCGAGAACCGGCCCGCCGTGGCCGCGCGGGACCGCCGCATCAGGACCGCGTACAAGACCCCGGTCTTCTTCAACAACAACATCCACGGCAACGAGTGGGAGGGCACCGACGCCGCGCTGGAGCTCGTCGAGGAACTGGCGCGGGCGAAGGACGCGCGGACCGCCTCCCTGCTCGCGAGGAACCGGATCCACATCAACGTCACCGCCAACCCGGACGGCCGGATCGCCGGCACGCGCGCCAACGGCAACGGCTTCGACCTCAACCGGGACTTCATCACCGCCTCCCAGCCGGAGACCCGCGCGATGCGCCGGATCGCCGTCGACAAGCAGCCCGCGGTGATGCTCGACCTCCACGGCTACGTCAACGGCACGCTGATCGAGCCGACGACCCCGCCGCACGGGGAGAACTACGAGTACGACCTGTTCCTGAAGAACGCCTACGCCAATGCGCTGGGCATGGAGAAGGCCGTCAACGGCCTCGGCCGCACCCCGGAGAAGGACGGTGTCGAACCGGCCGTCATCCCCTTCCGCGACCAGCAGGAGGGGTGGGACGACTGGCCGCCGATCTTCACCCCGCAGTACATGCCCTTCCACGGCGCCGTGGCCGCGCACACCATCGAGTTCCCGCTGGCGGTCAACAACCGGGCGTACGACACCCTGCCCGTCGCCGAGCTGCGCCGCCGGGCCGCGATCAACACGGACATCGCGGGTGCGGCGATGCGCGCCGCACTCGACTGGACGCACACCCACCGGGCGTCCGTGATCGCCGACCAGATCGAGACGTTCCGGCGCGGCGCGGCGGGTGAGGCGCAGCGGCCGGTGTCGGAGGCGACCGTGCCGGGCGTGCCGGGGATCGGCCCGGAGGACGTCTACACGACGACGTTCCCCCGGGCGTACGTCATTCCGGCGGGTGCCCGGCAGCGCAGCGCGACGGCGGCGGCGCGGCTCGTGGACCACCTGGTCGCCAACGACGTGCGGGTGGAGCGGGCGCGCTCGCCGTTCCGGGCGGCGGGCCGCACGTACCCGGCCGGTACGTACCTGGTCGACATGCACCAGCCCAAGCGGGGCCTCGCGAACGTGATCCTCGCCGACGGCCGGGACATCAGCGCCGACGTCTCCACGATGTACGACATCTCGGGCTGGAGTCTCGGGCTGCTGTGGGGCGCGAGCGTGGTCGAGGTGACCGGGGGCGCCCTCAGGGTGGACAGCCGGCCGGTGCGGGCCGCCGCGCCGACGGGTTCCGTGGCGCACCGCGGCGATCTGCGGCTGCGGCTCGACGACCCGAGGGAGCTGGCGGCGGTCAACTCCCTGCTGGCCCGGGGCGTCCCGGTACGCCGGGCGGCCGACGGTGCGGCGCTGGTGCCGGGCTCGGCCCGGACGGAGGCGAGGTCACTGGCGACGCGGTACGGGGTGGAGTTCCTGGCGACCGCCGAGCGGAGTTCCGTGCCGCTGAGGCGTACGAGGGTGGCCGCGGCGGTGAGCGCCGGGGAGCTGTTCGCACTGCGCGAGATGGGCTTCGACGTGGTGCCGGTGTCGAACGCGGTGCTCGACGCGGGCTTCGACTGGTCGTCGGCGGACGCGCTGTTCGTGTCCTCGGGCCTGGACCGCGCGAAGCTGACCCCGGCGGCGCGGGACGCCCTCGACGGCTTCCTCGCCCGGCGGGGTACGGCGGTGGTCGCGTCCGGCGCGGCGGGTGCCGCCTTCAACGCCTCCGCCGGTCTGCTGCCGGTCCGTGCGGTGGAGGGCAACGGGGACGCCAACGGTGTCGTACGGGTGGCCAACGCGGGCCGGATCACCGCGGGCACCCCGCGGCACACGTTCGTCTACTCGCCGCTGTGGTTCGCCGACCTCGGCCGGGGCGTGCGCGCCGAGCAGTTCTTCGCCTCCGGCGACCCGCTGGTGTCGGGCCACTGGCGGGCGGGGGCGGACGGTGGGGGCGGCCCGCGGGACGCGGCCGGCAGGGCGTCGGTCGTCAGCGGGGCGTCGGCGCACGGCGGTCCGGTGGTGCTGTTCGGCACCGAGCCGCTGTTCCGCGACCACCCGAAGGGCGTGTTCGCACAGGTCGGCCGGGCGCTGCTGCTGCGCTGA
- a CDS encoding organic hydroperoxide resistance protein encodes MSIQQSDVLYTAVATAENGRDGRVATDDGNLDVVVNPPKEMGGSGAGTNPEQLFAAGYSACFQGALGVVARQGNADISGSTVTAEVGIGRNDEGFGIVVKISAAIPNVDAATARELVEKAHQVCPYSKATRGNITVELAV; translated from the coding sequence ATGTCGATCCAGCAGTCCGACGTCCTGTACACCGCCGTCGCCACGGCGGAGAACGGCCGTGACGGCCGTGTCGCCACCGACGACGGCAACCTCGACGTCGTCGTCAACCCGCCCAAGGAGATGGGCGGTTCCGGCGCCGGTACGAACCCGGAGCAGCTCTTCGCCGCCGGCTACAGCGCCTGCTTCCAGGGCGCGCTCGGCGTCGTCGCCCGCCAGGGGAACGCCGACATCTCCGGCTCGACGGTCACCGCCGAGGTCGGCATCGGCAGGAACGACGAGGGCTTCGGCATCGTCGTGAAGATCTCCGCGGCCATCCCGAACGTGGACGCCGCGACCGCCCGCGAGCTGGTCGAGAAGGCCCACCAGGTGTGCCCGTACTCCAAGGCCACCCGGGGCAACATCACGGTCGAGCTCGCGGTCTGA
- a CDS encoding NADP-dependent oxidoreductase yields MPALPATSREWHLVSRPHGWPEPENVALREAPVTEPGEGRILVRNLHFSVDPYMRGRMNDVKSYVPPFQLDQPMEGGAVGEVVASNADGFAVGDHVLHGLGWREYADVEARHAVKVDASVAPLSAYLGVLGMPGLTAYAGLFEVASFKEGDAVFVSGAAGAVGSLVGQMAKLKGASRVIGSAGSDEKVKLLVEEYGFDAAFNYKKGPVAEQLKEAAPDGIDVYFDNVGGEHLEAAISSLNVHGRVTICGMIAQYNATEPTPGPRNLALVIGKRLRLQGMLVNDHRGLQGQFVQEVAGWLGSGELKYDETVVEGIENGFDAFLGLLRGQNTGKMIVSLTR; encoded by the coding sequence ATGCCCGCACTTCCCGCGACCAGCCGCGAATGGCACCTCGTCTCCCGCCCCCACGGCTGGCCCGAGCCGGAGAACGTCGCCCTGCGTGAGGCCCCGGTGACCGAACCGGGCGAGGGGCGGATCCTCGTCCGCAACCTCCACTTCTCCGTCGACCCGTACATGCGCGGCCGCATGAACGACGTGAAGTCGTACGTACCGCCGTTCCAGCTCGACCAGCCCATGGAGGGCGGCGCTGTCGGCGAGGTCGTCGCGTCGAACGCGGACGGCTTCGCGGTCGGTGACCACGTCCTGCACGGCCTCGGCTGGCGCGAGTACGCGGACGTGGAGGCCAGGCACGCCGTCAAGGTCGACGCCTCCGTCGCCCCGCTCTCCGCCTACCTCGGCGTGCTCGGCATGCCGGGGCTCACCGCCTACGCCGGCCTGTTCGAGGTCGCCTCGTTCAAGGAGGGCGACGCGGTCTTCGTCTCGGGTGCCGCCGGTGCGGTCGGCAGCCTGGTGGGCCAGATGGCGAAGCTGAAGGGCGCGTCGCGCGTCATCGGCTCGGCCGGTTCCGACGAGAAGGTCAAGCTCCTCGTCGAGGAGTACGGCTTCGACGCCGCCTTCAACTACAAGAAGGGCCCCGTCGCCGAGCAGCTGAAGGAGGCGGCCCCCGACGGCATCGACGTCTACTTCGACAACGTCGGCGGGGAGCACCTGGAGGCCGCGATCTCCTCGCTCAACGTCCACGGCCGCGTCACCATCTGCGGAATGATCGCCCAGTACAACGCGACCGAGCCCACCCCCGGCCCGCGCAACCTCGCCCTGGTCATCGGCAAGCGCCTGCGCCTGCAGGGCATGCTCGTCAACGACCACCGCGGGCTCCAGGGCCAGTTCGTCCAGGAGGTCGCCGGCTGGCTGGGCTCGGGCGAGCTGAAGTACGACGAGACGGTCGTCGAGGGCATCGAGAACGGCTTCGACGCGTTCCTCGGCCTGCTGCGCGGCCAGAACACCGGCAAGATGATCGTCTCGCTGACCCGCTAG
- a CDS encoding MarR family winged helix-turn-helix transcriptional regulator — translation MATTRTDPLTLEVVDLIGTVVARYHDEYEEVAARYHLTGAQARVLGLLSMEPTAMRRIARKLKCEPSNVTGIIDRLEARGLVERRPDPADRRVKIAAATEEGRRTARELRDALHFAREPLAELSAEERGTLRDLLKRMLGDGGAGA, via the coding sequence ATGGCCACCACGCGCACAGACCCGCTGACCCTCGAGGTCGTCGATCTCATCGGCACCGTCGTGGCGCGGTACCACGACGAGTACGAGGAGGTCGCGGCCCGCTACCACCTCACCGGCGCGCAGGCCAGGGTCCTCGGGCTGCTGTCCATGGAGCCCACCGCCATGCGCCGGATCGCCCGGAAGCTGAAGTGCGAGCCGTCGAACGTCACGGGGATCATCGACCGGCTGGAGGCGCGCGGCCTGGTGGAACGGCGGCCGGACCCGGCCGACCGCCGGGTGAAGATAGCCGCGGCCACGGAGGAGGGCCGCCGGACGGCCCGCGAACTCCGTGACGCCCTGCACTTCGCCCGTGAGCCGCTGGCGGAGTTGTCGGCGGAGGAGCGCGGAACGCTGCGGGATCTGCTGAAGCGGATGCTGGGCGACGGCGGCGCGGGCGCGTAG
- a CDS encoding SCO2400 family protein has translation MDYCHQCRRHLNGALACAGCGTPAEELRHFRPASAATESDVVVELGGAHGGEDRATAGRRRSGGQGRRARKAAGTRRARRKRGRKVLIGALGLALAAGALSLAELARESSRGGDDTAVEVREQESLEVDDIPEPTGSAEPPPGPSAVSEPPTTSSATARPTGSVGRGSPRPTVGASAPQEDPAESDPAVSDPRDDGAPSPTGDPSTQPSQSSSPPQAPPPPPAEPTPSPSPTETCWLIFWCS, from the coding sequence ATGGACTACTGCCACCAGTGCCGCCGACACCTCAACGGGGCCTTGGCGTGCGCCGGATGCGGTACCCCCGCCGAGGAGCTGCGCCACTTCCGACCCGCCTCCGCCGCGACGGAGAGCGACGTCGTCGTCGAACTGGGTGGCGCGCACGGTGGCGAGGACCGGGCGACCGCCGGCCGTCGGCGTTCCGGTGGTCAGGGCCGCCGCGCCCGCAAGGCCGCCGGCACCCGCAGGGCGCGCCGCAAGCGCGGGCGGAAGGTGCTCATAGGGGCGCTCGGGCTGGCACTCGCCGCGGGCGCGCTGAGCCTGGCGGAACTGGCCCGGGAGTCCTCGCGCGGCGGTGACGACACGGCCGTCGAGGTGCGTGAGCAGGAGTCCCTGGAGGTCGACGACATACCCGAGCCGACCGGCAGCGCGGAGCCGCCGCCGGGGCCGAGCGCGGTGAGCGAGCCGCCCACGACGTCGTCCGCCACGGCCAGGCCGACCGGGTCGGTGGGGCGCGGGAGCCCCAGGCCGACGGTGGGGGCGTCCGCGCCGCAGGAGGATCCGGCGGAGTCGGATCCGGCCGTGTCCGATCCGCGTGACGACGGCGCCCCGTCCCCGACCGGCGACCCGTCGACGCAGCCCTCGCAGTCGTCCTCGCCCCCGCAGGCGCCGCCCCCGCCCCCCGCGGAGCCGACGCCCTCTCCGTCGCCGACGGAGACCTGCTGGCTCATCTTCTGGTGCTCGTAG